A part of Streptomyces sp. NBC_01497 genomic DNA contains:
- a CDS encoding TetR/AcrR family transcriptional regulator has protein sequence MNASPAAAPGGDAGPPATVPAGPDRAGRPARPPLSRNAVVDAALGVIDDEGLDGLTMRKVGDRLSAGPSALYAHVESKEQLVRLALDRPLAGLRLPAVDPENWVARTREFARSLHALLRSHPALVAAPFGDTPPGPGAAAVCRWLPAVLTAGGLLPDAASHAAGLLLGHIGATALPAATDALERQRDHAGRSGRGRGDRRPPGPYIARYGGLADLTGPPPEASPEERFEFGLDVLLSGLTALAARRHSSPRL, from the coding sequence GTGAACGCGTCCCCTGCGGCTGCTCCCGGCGGTGACGCCGGCCCTCCCGCGACCGTCCCGGCCGGCCCGGACCGCGCGGGACGGCCGGCCCGCCCCCCGTTGAGCCGGAACGCCGTCGTGGACGCCGCGCTCGGCGTGATCGACGACGAGGGCCTCGACGGGCTGACCATGCGGAAGGTCGGCGACCGCCTGTCGGCCGGCCCGAGTGCTCTCTACGCCCATGTGGAGAGCAAGGAGCAGTTGGTCCGGCTGGCCCTCGACCGCCCGCTGGCCGGGCTGCGGCTGCCCGCGGTGGATCCGGAGAACTGGGTCGCTCGGACGAGGGAGTTCGCTCGCTCGCTCCATGCGCTGCTCCGCAGCCACCCGGCCCTGGTGGCCGCGCCGTTCGGCGACACACCGCCGGGCCCCGGCGCGGCCGCGGTGTGTCGGTGGCTGCCGGCGGTCCTGACGGCGGGCGGACTGCTCCCGGACGCCGCCTCCCACGCGGCCGGGCTGCTGCTGGGACACATCGGCGCGACGGCCCTTCCGGCCGCGACGGATGCCCTGGAGCGGCAGAGGGACCATGCCGGTCGTTCCGGCCGCGGGCGCGGGGACCGGCGTCCACCGGGTCCGTACATCGCGCGTTACGGCGGCCTCGCCGACCTGACCGGACCGCCGCCTGAGGCTTCGCCCGAGGAGCGGTTCGAGTTCGGCCTGGACGTCCTGCTCAGCGGCCTGACGGCCCTCGCCGCCCGGCGGCACAGCTCTCCGCGCCTCTGA